The following proteins come from a genomic window of Flavobacteriales bacterium:
- the hemN gene encoding oxygen-independent coproporphyrinogen III oxidase codes for MNTNLIQKYNIPSPRYTSYPTVPHWNTTGFNKEEHLKRLVASYKKDKAEGLSLYIHLPYCESLCTYCGCNKRITKNHQVEGPYIDAVLDEWRMYVEVLGEKPKLAELHLGGGTPTFFSAENLGMMMDGVLKYATVSDKAQFSFEAHPNNTTEDQLRELRKKGFNRISLGIQDFDPVVQRTINRMQSFAQVRKVTQESRWLGFRSINYDLIYGLPKQTMEGLLDTFDKVLVLNPDRIAFYSYAHVPWKSPSQRGYDESDLPDENMKIALYNAGKEKLLNSGYVEIGMDHFAKPDDGLAIAALHGEMHRNFMGYTEAKNDTLIGLGVSAISDAWSSLAQNPISVEAYLEWISNKQLPLVKGHLHTEKDLIIRKTILDLMCTFNCSIDYLPKGERESVVNRLSEHLADNLLTITNDGIHVNDEGRAFIRTICMALDEYVWTKDSSQQMFSKSV; via the coding sequence ATGAACACGAATCTGATTCAGAAATACAATATTCCAAGTCCGCGATACACCAGTTATCCAACTGTACCGCATTGGAATACAACTGGTTTCAATAAGGAAGAACATCTTAAACGGCTTGTGGCCAGTTACAAGAAAGACAAGGCAGAAGGACTTTCGCTGTACATTCATTTACCCTATTGCGAAAGCCTGTGCACGTATTGTGGTTGCAACAAACGCATCACTAAAAACCATCAGGTTGAAGGACCTTACATTGATGCGGTTTTGGATGAGTGGAGAATGTATGTGGAGGTTTTGGGAGAAAAACCGAAGCTAGCAGAGCTGCATCTAGGAGGAGGAACGCCAACTTTTTTCTCAGCCGAAAACTTAGGTATGATGATGGATGGTGTTCTGAAATATGCCACTGTTAGCGATAAGGCGCAGTTCAGTTTTGAAGCACATCCAAACAATACGACCGAAGATCAGCTTCGAGAATTAAGAAAGAAAGGCTTTAACCGAATCAGTCTTGGTATTCAGGATTTTGACCCAGTTGTGCAGCGCACGATTAACCGTATGCAATCGTTTGCACAAGTTCGGAAAGTAACGCAGGAATCTCGTTGGCTCGGTTTCCGTTCCATTAATTATGATCTGATCTATGGACTTCCAAAACAAACTATGGAAGGCCTGTTAGATACATTCGATAAGGTTCTGGTGCTCAATCCGGACCGAATCGCATTTTACAGCTACGCGCACGTGCCTTGGAAAAGTCCATCACAACGCGGATATGACGAAAGCGACTTGCCTGACGAGAACATGAAGATTGCACTCTACAACGCTGGCAAGGAAAAGTTGCTGAACAGCGGTTATGTGGAAATAGGAATGGACCATTTTGCCAAGCCAGATGATGGTTTGGCCATTGCTGCACTGCACGGAGAAATGCATCGGAACTTCATGGGATATACAGAAGCCAAGAATGACACACTTATCGGTCTTGGCGTTTCGGCCATCAGCGATGCTTGGAGTTCTTTGGCGCAGAACCCGATTTCTGTTGAGGCATACTTAGAGTGGATTTCGAACAAGCAATTGCCATTGGTAAAAGGTCACTTGCACACGGAAAAAGATCTCATCATCCGAAAAACGATTCTCGATCTGATGTGCACCTTCAATTGTAGCATCGATTATCTGCCAAAAGGCGAGCGTGAGTCGGTTGTGAATAGGCTTTCAGAACATTTGGCTGATAATCTTCTGACGATTACCAACGATGGAATTCATGTGAATGATGAAGGAAGAGCCTTCATCCGAACTATTTGTATGGCCTTGGATGAATACGTTTGGACTAAGGATTCCAGCCAGCAGATGTTCTCTAAGAGCGTCTGA